CGAAGAAGATGATACCCAAGGGAAAATGGACTGAAATGTGGTACAGCTGTATCCActattacaataaaatatactccctccgtcccaataaaagtggccacctttccattttggtttgtcccactaaaagtggccactttcctaaaatggaaatatttactttaattaagtcataTTAATCAATCTAATTAAAGCTTCCAactaaacctaaacactactcaaATAAACATCGCTGCCCCTGCCCCcgccccccctccccctcccgctttcttcttctccggcgaacgGCAGCAGCGCCGGCCGCCGCCTCGTCCCCGACCTCCCCCTAACtcctctctgctctctccctctctctcgttGCGCTCACACACACCTCGAAAGTATCGTTGAACGCACACACACGCACAAATCTGAGGGTGGCCGGCGACGTGGCCGCCTAGATCTAAGGGCggtcggcggtggtggtggtggtcttGATTTGGGGGTCTGGTTTGGGGTTCGTGATTTGGGGGTCTCAGGGTGGTCTGCGGGGCCGTTTGCGTCGATGCCTCAAACTCTGAAAATCCGGCGAGTCGCGCCGGTCTTCTTCTTCCCATTCTGaattgtgttgatttttttgtcGATTGGGTATGATTTATGCTGATTTTTTGTCGAATTGATTTTGCTCAAAACCCCCCTCATTTTTGGGGATGATTTCTGCTGATTTGTTTGTCGATTGGGGATGATTTGTCGAATTGGGGATGATTTGTCGATTGGGGATGATTTCTGCTGATTTGTTTGTCGATTGGGGATGATTTCTGCTGATTTGCTGATTTTTGTGGATTTGTTCTGCCATCGCCGATGAAGTTTGATTTGGGGATGATTTCAGGCGGCTGGTAGGACGGCgaccgccggcgccggcgccggcgccacCGTCTCCGTCGCCGTCGCCCAAATGCAGTGAGAGGAGGAAGGAGAAGTTAGATTGAGGATGTCTtaattaactctttaattttggtggaccacaattaattaaacataactatctctttcttaatctccgtgcccaaaagaaaggggccagttttattgggacggagggagtactataataTAATGTGGAGTACAGCTGTAGTCATTTATTCTCAATTCTAATAGTATAATATAAGAACTAATCTATTAAATATATAGAATACCCATTATGAAAATCTAATCGTCACTCACTTACCTTACTACCCCAAGCCGCAAATTTATCCCCAATTCCCCCCAAAACAGAAACtcttcatcttcattcttcGGTTGGAATATCAATCGTctccaattttttatttaagagTTTGTAATGGCTTTAGAAAGCATTAGTTCCTTCGGAAAACACCCAAAATTCATCTATGGCAGCCGAAGAAAACAGAAATGCTGCTGTTCGTCCAACCAGCGGCGTCGACGACAAACCATTGTGGAGTCACGTTACTGTCCTAAGTGTTGCCGCAGGAGGAGGAGGAAATCGAACATGGACTTGCAACTACTGCAGCAAGAAAGTTGTTGGGTCTTATTCAAAGGTGAAAGCCCACCTTTTAAAGCTTCCAAATCATGGTGTAGCACCATGCAAATCAGTTTCAAGGGATATGCTTCAACAAATCAAAGAAGAGCACGATGAGGTCGAGAGAAAAAAATCACAGGAGGCGTATCAAGATAAGCAAAAGGCAGATTATCTATCCCTACCAGACGGTTCTGATTTGCAGCAACATAAAAAAAGAAAGGGCAAAGAGGTTGGGCCACTGGAGAAGTCATTCAACATCAGCCAACGAGAGAAGACCGACAAACAATGTGCAAGGATGTTCTTTGCAAGTGGTCTTCCATTTAACTTTGCAAAGTCTCCCTTCTTCATTGATTATTCAAGAACTTTAGCCAACAGCAGTTTGTCAGGCTATACTCCACCTACATACAATAGAATAAGAACAACACTTCTTGGACAAGAAAAGGAACATGTCTACAGAAAGCTCCACCCCATCAGAGATTCATGGATGAAGAAAGGAGTTTCTATTGTTTCTGATGGATGGTCAGATCGACAGAGGAGGCCGTTGATCAATTTAATGGCTGCATCTGCTGGAGGAGCCATGTTTCTTAAATCCGTTGATGCAAGTGGCATAATCAAGGATGGAGAATATGTGAGCAACGTGTTTGAAGAAGCATTGCATGGCTTCTTTTAAAAGTAATACGCCATTGCATTGCATGGCGCATTCTTTGGTTCTAAAGTATTATCATGAATCATGGCTTCAAAGTGGAAATAATGGAATTCCACAAATTGGCACCAAGCAGAGCTGACGATCTTGTGTTCGTGCACTACAACTTACGATTGTTGTCACGAAAGGAAAATGATTATAAAGAAGGAGAAACAAAGTATTGGGACTTGGGTATGTAATTTTTAGTTTtaagaattatctttttatttatcaaacgTATCCCCGTACCCGTGTCCTAATTTCAGATCCTTTTTAGCCGTGTCCACGTATCCTAAGTTTAGAAAAATTAAGAGTCTGCCACATATCCCCGCACCCGTGTCGGACACCCGCACCCGAGTCCGAGCAACATaggaaaaatatatgaattttatgttgaacacgtatgaattcgccgTATagggtagcaaaaatttatttttcgcaattcatacttttatacagcgaattcattaattaaactgcgattttatataaaaacgaaaagaaaaaacctaaaaaaacccttgaaagcacaggaaaagcagactaagggccgagcctcattaaaaccttttcacggaaaacccaaagggaaaaaccgtaaaaaggaaaaagagtactcgtctaaaagaCGAAAAAAACGAAGGAAAGAGCGAAagagaaagtttccggaactccggcctaaccatcgtccccaaacaatctcgGCTCTAACCCCACGAAAACCAAAACCCAAACAGAACGGAAGGCaaaaaggccggtgagacgccgtcgccaatgCCAACCTCAAACGACCCCAAACCAAAAGAAGGGAAGGTACACAGCCGGTTATACACCGTCGCCGTAAGCCAGCCCCCCACAACCAACCACCCAACCAAACCCCACAAAAAGCAGAAATAATAGCTACCCGGctggttatacgccgtcgccgtaagcaCCCCACTGCCATGAACCCAAGTCAAAAGCTACAGAGGATTAAAACCAGAGTCAGTTTTAGGCAGTGAAACTCTGTTGCCAAAAACTAACC
The genomic region above belongs to Salvia miltiorrhiza cultivar Shanhuang (shh) chromosome 5, IMPLAD_Smil_shh, whole genome shotgun sequence and contains:
- the LOC131025529 gene encoding uncharacterized protein LOC131025529; its protein translation is MAAEENRNAAVRPTSGVDDKPLWSHVTVLSVAAGGGGNRTWTCNYCSKKVVGSYSKVKAHLLKLPNHGVAPCKSVSRDMLQQIKEEHDEVERKKSQEAYQDKQKADYLSLPDGSDLQQHKKRKGKEVGPLEKSFNISQREKTDKQCARMFFASGLPFNFAKSPFFIDYSRTLANSSLSGYTPPTYNRIRTTLLGQEKEHVYRKLHPIRDSWMKKGVSIVSDGWSDRQRRPLINLMAASAGGAMFLKSVDASGIIKDGEYVSNVFEEALHGFF